In the genome of Deinococcus planocerae, the window CCACACGATGTAGACCTCGGCCCCGGCGGCGAGGGCGTGCTGGATGTTCCCCGCGCAGCACAGCGACTCGTCGTCGGGGTGGGGGCTGACCATCAGGACCCGCTGGCCTGCGCGGTAGCCGGGCGCGGGGGGCAGCGCGGCGACCTCGGCGACGGCGCGCGGGTAGAGGAGTCTGAGGGCGGCGGGCGAGTTGATGGCGAAGGCGGCGAGCAGGGCCGCGAGGAGGACGGCCCCCACCCAGAGGTGGCGGCGCCGTGGCCTCCCCAGCAGTCGGCTCAACGCCCACGCACCTCCCGCACCCCCTCCGGCGAGGCGACGAACGCCAGCTTCGCCATCCCCAGGAAAAAGCCCGTCTCCACGACGCCCAGCGTGCCCTTGATCTGCCGCTCCAGCGTGGCGGGGTCGAAATCCCGCGGCAGCGCCGCGTCGAAGATGTAGTTGCCGTTGTCGGTGACGTAAGGCTGGGCGCCGGGTTGCCGCAGCCGCCCGCCCAGCCCCAGGGCCCGCAGCCGCTCGATGGTGGACAGGAAGCCGAAACGCGCGATCTCGACGGGAAGAGGGGCTTTCTCCCCCAGCCGCGAGACGACCTTGGTGTGGTCGGCGATGATCACCAATCTATGCGCCTGCACCTCGGTCAGCTTCTCGCGCAGGAGGGCCCCGCCCAGCCCCTTGATCAGGTTGAGATCGGGGTCGATCTCGTCCGCCCCGTCGATGGCGAGGTCAAGGGGCCGGGGGTCGAGGGGCTCGACCGGGAGACCGAGGTCGCGGGCCAGCGCCTCCGAAGCCTCGCTCGTCGCCACGCCCACGATGTTCCCGACCTCGCCCGCCGCGAGCCGCCGCCCGATCTCCTGGATCGCGTACTTCGCGGTGCTGCCCGTGCCCAGCCCGACCCGCATCCCGCTCTCGACGAGCTGGGCGGCGCGGACGGCGGCCTGCTCTTTCAAGGCCTCCAGGTCAGGCATCGCGCCCCTGCCGGTCGGCGTCGATGGCGGCGGCCACCGCGTCCGCGTGCCCCTCGACCTGCACGGAGGGCCACGCCTGCACGAGCCGCCCGTCCGGGCCGATCAGGAAGGTGGCCCGCCGCACGCCCTCGGTGACCTTGCCGAAGACGTTTTTCGGGCCGTAGGCGCCCACCGTCCTCAGGAAGGCGGCGTCCTCGTCGGTCAGCAGGGGGAAGGGCAGCCCGTACTTCTCCCCGAAGGCGCGGTGGCTCTCCGCGTCGTCGCGGCTCACGCCCAGGATGGCGGCGCCGTGGGCTTTCAGCAGGGCGCTGTCGCGGAAGTCGCACGCCTCCTTCGTGCAGCCGGGGGTGTCGTCCTTGGGGTAGGCGTAGAGCACCACGTAGCGGCCCGAGTAGTCGGCGAGGCGGTGGGTGCGGCCCTCGGCGTCGGGGAGAGCGAAATCGGGGAAGGGCTCGCCGGGGGTAAGGGTGGGGGCAGCCTGGGTCATGCCCAGAGGGTAACGGAAGGCGGGGCGGGGGTCCCCCACGTGAAGTCCCGTTTACGTTTCTTAGCTCCCAGCGCGTATCCTGGGCGCGTGAAGCTCGCCCCCTACATCGACCACACGCTGCTCAAGGCGACCACCACACCCGCCGACATCCGCCTGCTGTGTGCCGAGGCACGCGAGCATGGGTTTTACGCCGTCTGCATCAATCCGGTCTACGTGCCCCTGGCCGCCGCCGAGCTGGCGGGCTCGGGCGTGAAGGTGGCGACGGTGTGCGGCTTCCCGCTGGGCGCGGTCCTCAGCGGGCAGAAGGCGGTCGAGGCCCGGCTGAGCGCCGAGGCGGGTGCCGACGAGGTGGACATGGTGATCCACATCGGCGCGGCGCTGGAGGGCGACTGGGACGCCGTGGAGGCCGACGTGCGGGCGGTGCGGCGGGCGATTCCCGACTCCGTGCTCAAGGTGATCGTCGAGACGTGCTACCTGGACGACGAGCAAAAGCGCGCGGCGACCGAGGCGGCGGTCCTGGGCGGGGCCGACTTCGTGAAGACCTCGACGGGCTTCGGAACCGGCGGGGCGACCGTGGAGGACGTGCGCCTGATGGCCGAGGTGATCGCGGGCCGGGCGGCGATCAAGGCGGCGGGCGGTGTGAGGACCCCCGAGGATGCCCGGCGGATGATCGAGGCGGGCGCGACCCGGCTGGGCACCTCGGGGGGGGTGGCCCTGGTGGCGGGCGAGCGGACGGGGGCGGGGTACTAGCGTGACGCCCGACGTGATCCTCGCTTCCGGCAGCCCCCGGCGGCGCGAACTCCTCTCGAACCTCGGCGTGACCTTCCGGGTCGTCGTGAGCGGCGTGGACGAGGAGAGCCCCGAGGCCGACCCGGCCCGGCTGGCGGCGGACCTCGCGGCGCTCAAGGCGGCCTCCGTCTCGCGCGAGCACCCCGGCGCGGTCGTGATCGCCGCCGATACCGTGGTCGCGGCGGACGGCGCCCTCCTTGGCAAGCCGGTGGACGAGGCGGAGAACCGGGCCTTCCTCCGGCGGCTCTCGGGGCGTCCCCATCAGGTCTACACCGGGGTCACGGTCGCCTTCCCGGGTGGGACGGCGGGCGGGGTCGAGCGCACGGACGTGACCTTCCGGGAGCTGACGGACGGGGAGGTCTTTCACTACGCCCGCACCGGGGAGGGGCTCGACAAGGCGGGCGGGTACGGCATCCAGGGGGTCGGGATGGCGCTCGTGGCGCGGATCGACGGGGACTACTCGAACGTGGTGGGCTTTCCGCTCGGGCTGGTGGTGGGGCTGCTGCGCGGGGCGGGCGTGCCCGTGTGGGGCGAGGCCGCCGGGGTCAGAGAGGTGCGCGGGGCGCCGTGAGGAGCTTCCGGGAACTGCTGCTGCTGTACGCGGCGCTCCTGCTCGTGAGCATGGTCGCCACCCGCTTTCAGGTCGTCGCGCCGACGGCGCTGAGTGCGGCGACCGCCCCCGTCACCCGCGTCGCGCTCGCCGCCACCGACAACGTGCGGCGGGCCTACACGAACGTGGTGCAGGAACGCAATCTGGCGGGGGAGGTCCAGTCCCTGCGCCGCCAGAACGACGCGCTGGCCCAGCGCAACGAACTCCTCGCCCGCGAGGTCGCCCGGCTGCGGCAGGTCGTGCAGATTCGCTCGACCCTGGCGCCCAACGCGGTCGGCCTCGCGCAGGTCGTCGCCGTGGACCCCAGCCCGCTGCTCGCCCGGCTGACCCTCAACCGCGGGAGCGGGGACGGGGTGCGGGTGCGGATGCCCGTGATCGTTCCCGCCGGGCTCGTCGGGCAGGTCGTGGGCGTCAGCGGGCGCCGGGCGACGGTGATCGGCCTGGTGGACCCCGAGAGCAGCGTCGGCGTCACCCTGGAAGGAAACCGGGGCGGGCGCGGCCTCGCCGTGGGGTTGCCGCCCGATAGGTTGCGCGCGCAGTTCTCGCGCAGCGTGCCCGTGAGGCCGGGGGACGTGCTCGTCACGAGCAGCCTGGGCGGCGTGTACCCGGTCGGCATCCGGGTGGGCACCGTCGAGCGGGTGCTGCCGCTCGGGCCCAACGACGTGAACCGCACGGTCGTCGTCAAGCCCGCCGTAGACGTGGGTGCCGTGGAGGACGTGACCCTGCTGGAGGGGCTGTGACGCGCCTCCGTCTGCCCGCGCTCGCCGTCGGCACCCCGGGGCGCCCGGTGCTGTACGTCCTCTACGCCCTCATTCTGATCACGGTGCAGGGCGTCCTCTCCCGGCTGCTCGACGGCTCGCCCGTGCCGCCGCCCAACCTCTTCCTGCTCACCGGCGTGGCGCTGGTGTGGCGGCTGCGGCCCGCGGCGGCGCTCCTGGGGGCGTACGGGGTGGGGCTCGCCCAGGACGTGCTCGGCGGTGGGGCGCTGGGCCTGCACGCGGCGGGGGTGGCGGGCGGGGTGCTCCTCGTGCTGATGGTCCGGCGCCTGGTGGTGGACTCGGGGGTGATCCAGGCGGTGGTGACGGTGCTCGCGGCCACGGCGGGGCAGTGGCTCGCCTTCCTGTTCCTGACGTACTGGCTCAGATCGGACCTCGTGACGACCGATACACTGGTTCGTACCGTGCCCCTCGCCTTCCTGACGACCCTGCTCGCCTCCCCCCTGTGGGAGCGCGTGGTGAACTGGGCTCTCGGCCCGCGCGCCGGGTCGCAGCGGGGGCTCGGGTGAGCCGGGCCGGGGACAGCTTCGACCGCCGCTCGCGGCTGCGCAGAAGGGCGGGCGGGCGCAGGCGGGCGGGCGAGCACTCCGCCGCCGGGGCGCTTCCCGTCCGGCTGATCGCGCTGGGCTTCAGCCTGGGGCTCGCGGTGCTCGGCGGGCGGCTCTTTCAGCTTCAGGTCACGCGGCACGACGAGTTCGCGGTGCAGTCGGCGAGCAACTTCCAGCGCGACGAGGTGGTGCGCGCCCTGCGCGGCGAGATCCGCACGCGCGACGGCGTGCTCCTCGCCACCAACCGCCTCGCCGTCGATCTGGTGTACACCGGCAGGCGCGACCCCGGGGACCCCGCCCAGGCCATCCCCGCCTGGGACCGGATTCAGGCCCTCGCCGGGGTCAAGCCGGGCGACCTCGTGAACGGGCAGCCGCGCGAGCCCGATCCCGAGAAGGAGACCGAGACCGTCCTCGCCCGCAACGTGCCGCAAGACCGCCTCGCCGCCCTGTACGAGTACACGGTCCTCATCCCCAGCCTGGAGCTGCGCGAGCGCGTCGAACGCGTCTACCCCGAGGGCAAGATGGCCGCGCACCTCCTGGGCTACGTGCTGGAGGCGAACCGGCGCCAGGTCGAGGAGGAGGGCTACACGGTCGGCGACATGGTGGGCGTCTCCGGGCTGGAGTACAGCCAGCAATCGGTCCTGGCGGGCGTGAACGGCCTGCGCCGCCGCGAGGTGACCGCGAACGGGCGCCCCCTTACCGAGCGGGTGATCGACCCGGGGCGTCAGGGCCAAGACCTCACCCTCACCATCGACAGCACCCTCCAGCGGGCCGCCGAACGGGTGCTGCGCGAGGGGCTCGCCGACGTGAACCGGGGCCGCGCCGCGCACGGGGGCCGCCCCGATCCCTACGCGCGCGGGGCCGTCATCGCCATCGACCCGCGCACGAACGAGGTGCTGGCGATGGCGAGCAGCCCCACCTTCGACCCCAACTGGTTCTCGCGGGTGCCCGGCCCCGACCCGGTGGCGAAACGCTGGGCGGTCGATCCCAACCGCAAGGACGCCGCCCTCGACGCCGTGACGAGCAACCGGGTGGTGCAGGCGTACAACCCCGGGAGCGTCTTCAAACTCACCTCGACCATCGCCTTCGTCGAGAAGTGGGGCAACTTCACGACGGGCTGCGCCCCGGTCTACTACTTCGGGCGGGCGGCCTTCCGCAACTGGGCCTCCTACAGCCTGGGCCCGGTGGACGGGCGCAAGGCCATCGCCTTTTCCTGCAACCCGTGGTTTTACACCTCGGCGGTGAAGGCGGGCCCGACCGGGTACTCCCGGCAGCTCAAGGCGCGCGCCACCGAACTCGGCTTCCGCTCGCCCACGGGCCTCGAACTCGTCGGCGAGAAGCTGGGCGACGTGCCCGACCGGGACGACTACACCAGCAACGAGCACCCCTGGTACGAGGGCTCGGGCCTGAACATGAGCATCGGCCAGGGGGACGTGCTCGTCACGCCCGCCCAGCTCGTCTCGGTGATGTCCACCATCATCAACGACGGGATGAAGCGGCCCCTCACCGTCCTCAAGGCGGTCGGAGACGAGCCCGTCGCCCGCAAGCCCGCCGTCAGCGTGGTGAAGAACGGCAACACCGAGATTTTCGAGTTCGTCAAGGAGGGCATGTCCTGGGTGACGAGCATCCGCACGGGCACCGCCCGCCACGAGGTCGGCCCCCAGCTCTTCCCGGTCCGCACCGGCGGCAAGACGGGCACGGCGGAAAACGGTCTGTCGCGCCGCTACAACTACGCCTACACCCACGCCTGGTACGAGGGCTACGGGCCGCTGGAAAACCCCAACTTCGCCGTCGTCACCTTTTTCCAGAACGGCGGGGAGGGTTCGGGCCCGGCGCTCAAGGCCGCCAAGAAGATGTTCGCCGCGCGCTGGTGCGTCACGCTGGACGAGCGGGGGAGTGCCCTGCCGCTGGACGCCCAGCAGCCCTGCATGGGCGAGCTGGACCAGATGCACAAGGTCTACAAGGTTCGGGCCCAGCGGGAGGCGGCGCAGAAGGCGAAGGCGGCGGCGGAGGAAGAGTAGGGCGGAGAGGGGGCTGGGAGGCGTTGGGCGGCTACCCCCCTCCCAGCCTCCCCCACAAGGGGGGAGGAGCTAAAAACATAGGGCGTGAGGGGGTGTGTCACCTGCACGTCGACCGAAAAGAAAGCGCCCTTACCGTGGCCCGGAAGAGGCGAGCTTTTCCAGCTTTCCTGATAGCAGGCTAGAGGCGCTGGGGCTTTCTATTCCTCCTCCCCCCTTGTGGGGGACTGGCACAGCTCGCACCGCGAGAGGCCGGGAGGGGGGGCAACCGCCCAATCCCTCCCCGAACCACAGGAAACAAAAAGTCTCCAACAAACGGGCGAGGCAGCCCACAGCCAACCCCGCCTCCATCCCTCACCCCCTGCCCTACTCCACCCGCGTCTCCAGCATGATCTCGCTGTTCAGGCTCGCCGCCACCGAGCAGTATTTCTCGTGGCTGAGGTGCGCGGCGCGGCTCAGCGCGTCCTCGGTCAGGCCCTCGCCGCTGGCGATGTGGCGCACGGTGATGCGGGTGTAGCGCCTCGGGTGGGTCTCGGCCCGCTCGCCCTCCACCTCGATGCGGTAGCTCGTCAGGGGGACGCGCTTTTTCTTCATCACCTCCACCACGTCGTAGGCGGTGCAGGTGGCGAGGGCGCCAAGCAGGGCCTCCATCGGCGAGACGCCCACCTTGACGGGGCTGTTGTCGATCAGGAGCTGGTGCCCGCTCTCGCTGACGCCGACGTAGCGCTGCTCGCCGAGCCAGGTGACGTGCATGGTCTTTTTCAGAAGGTCGGCCATACGGGCAGGGTAGCGCGAGCGGGGGGGTGCCGCCCTCCCCCCGCCCACCCTCAGGCCCGCAGGTCGCCCGTCCCGACGGTCTGGAGGTCGTCCACGTCGTCCTCGTCCTCGTCGGGGAGGGGGAGGTTGACGCGGAAGGTGGCGCCCCCGCCCGGCGTGTCGAGCACGTCGATGCTGCCGCCGTGCGCGTGGGTGACCTGCTGGGCGATGGTGAGCCCGAGCCCCGCCGAGCCCGCCTCCTTGCCGCGGTAGAACTTGTCGAAGATGCGCGGCTTGATGTGGTCGGGGATGCCGGGCCCGTGGTCCACCACGCAGATCTCGACGTGGCCCCCCCGCACGTCCGCGTCGATCTGGACGAGGCCCGGGCTTCCGCAGACCCGGATCGCGTTGCTCACGAGGTTCACGAAGACCTGCGTCAGGCGCCCGGGGTCGCCGATGATCTCCACGTCGGGGGCCTGGGCCTTGACCCCGTAGTCGCGCCCGACCTGCCGCACGAGGTTACCCACGTTGATGAAGTGCATCTCGATCCCCTGCACGAGTTCCCCGCGCGAGAGTTGCAGCAGGTCGTTCACCAGCCGGGTCATGTTCTCGGCGACCCGCTGGGCGTCCTGGAGGGTCTGACTGCCCCCGGCCTCACGCTCGGCGCGGCGGAGATATCCCAGCAGCGCGGTGAGCGGTGTGCGCAACTCGTGGCTCGTCTCCGCGAGGAAGGTCTTCTGGAGGTTGAGGGCCTCTTCCAGTTGCCGGGCTTGCACCTCCAGCCGCTGGCGCTGGGCCTCGGCGATCCGGCGCAGCCGCTCGACCTCCTCCAGCCGCGCCTGCAAGGAGAGGTTGAGTTCGCGGACCTCCTGCTCGGCCCGCTCTCTGCGCTCGCGGGCGTCGGCCTCGGCGATGGCGCGCTTCACGCTCGGGGCGAGGCGTTCGAGCCGCTGCTTGAGGATGTAGTCGGTGACCCCCTGCCGCAGGGTGTCCACCGCGACCTCTTCCCCCATCGCGCCCGTCACGATGATGAAGGGCAGGTGCGGATCGAAGGCGTGCGTGGCGTGGAAGGCCGAGAGGCCGTCGTAACTCGGCAGGGCGTAGTCGCTGAGCACGAGGTGCGGGCGGTGACCGCGCAGCGCCTCCAAGAAGCCCGGCTCGTCCTCGGCGCGCTCGACCTCCACCGGCCAGGGGAGGTCGCCCTCCAGGTGCAAGATCACAAGTTCGTGGTCGAGTTCGTTGTCTTCCAGGTGCAGGATTCTCAGCGGCTGGCCGGGGGTGGGCAGCGAGCGGTCGGGCGCCGTCATGGGGTGCGCTCCAGTTCGGGCGCCGGGGCGGGGGCCTCCAGCGGGAGGGTGACGTGGAAGGCCGCGCCCTCGCCGGGCTGCCCTTCGGCGCGGACCCGGCCCCCGTGGCGGGTGACGATGCGGCGGACGTTGGCGAGGCCGATGCCGGTCCCCTCGAACTCCTCGGCGCGGTGCAGGCGTTGGAACACGCCGAACAGTTTATCCGTGTAGCGGGGGTCGAAGCCCACCCCGTTGTCCCGCACCGTCACGGTGAGTTCGC includes:
- the rpiA gene encoding ribose 5-phosphate isomerase A, with protein sequence MPDLEALKEQAAVRAAQLVESGMRVGLGTGSTAKYAIQEIGRRLAAGEVGNIVGVATSEASEALARDLGLPVEPLDPRPLDLAIDGADEIDPDLNLIKGLGGALLREKLTEVQAHRLVIIADHTKVVSRLGEKAPLPVEIARFGFLSTIERLRALGLGGRLRQPGAQPYVTDNGNYIFDAALPRDFDPATLERQIKGTLGVVETGFFLGMAKLAFVASPEGVREVRGR
- a CDS encoding peroxiredoxin, whose product is MTQAAPTLTPGEPFPDFALPDAEGRTHRLADYSGRYVVLYAYPKDDTPGCTKEACDFRDSALLKAHGAAILGVSRDDAESHRAFGEKYGLPFPLLTDEDAAFLRTVGAYGPKNVFGKVTEGVRRATFLIGPDGRLVQAWPSVQVEGHADAVAAAIDADRQGRDA
- the deoC gene encoding deoxyribose-phosphate aldolase; this translates as MKLAPYIDHTLLKATTTPADIRLLCAEAREHGFYAVCINPVYVPLAAAELAGSGVKVATVCGFPLGAVLSGQKAVEARLSAEAGADEVDMVIHIGAALEGDWDAVEADVRAVRRAIPDSVLKVIVETCYLDDEQKRAATEAAVLGGADFVKTSTGFGTGGATVEDVRLMAEVIAGRAAIKAAGGVRTPEDARRMIEAGATRLGTSGGVALVAGERTGAGY
- a CDS encoding Maf family nucleotide pyrophosphatase, translating into MTPDVILASGSPRRRELLSNLGVTFRVVVSGVDEESPEADPARLAADLAALKAASVSREHPGAVVIAADTVVAADGALLGKPVDEAENRAFLRRLSGRPHQVYTGVTVAFPGGTAGGVERTDVTFRELTDGEVFHYARTGEGLDKAGGYGIQGVGMALVARIDGDYSNVVGFPLGLVVGLLRGAGVPVWGEAAGVREVRGAP
- the mreC gene encoding rod shape-determining protein MreC, with the protein product MRSFRELLLLYAALLLVSMVATRFQVVAPTALSAATAPVTRVALAATDNVRRAYTNVVQERNLAGEVQSLRRQNDALAQRNELLAREVARLRQVVQIRSTLAPNAVGLAQVVAVDPSPLLARLTLNRGSGDGVRVRMPVIVPAGLVGQVVGVSGRRATVIGLVDPESSVGVTLEGNRGGRGLAVGLPPDRLRAQFSRSVPVRPGDVLVTSSLGGVYPVGIRVGTVERVLPLGPNDVNRTVVVKPAVDVGAVEDVTLLEGL
- a CDS encoding Rod shape-determining protein MreD, which codes for MTRLRLPALAVGTPGRPVLYVLYALILITVQGVLSRLLDGSPVPPPNLFLLTGVALVWRLRPAAALLGAYGVGLAQDVLGGGALGLHAAGVAGGVLLVLMVRRLVVDSGVIQAVVTVLAATAGQWLAFLFLTYWLRSDLVTTDTLVRTVPLAFLTTLLASPLWERVVNWALGPRAGSQRGLG
- a CDS encoding peptidoglycan D,D-transpeptidase FtsI family protein; this encodes MSRAGDSFDRRSRLRRRAGGRRRAGEHSAAGALPVRLIALGFSLGLAVLGGRLFQLQVTRHDEFAVQSASNFQRDEVVRALRGEIRTRDGVLLATNRLAVDLVYTGRRDPGDPAQAIPAWDRIQALAGVKPGDLVNGQPREPDPEKETETVLARNVPQDRLAALYEYTVLIPSLELRERVERVYPEGKMAAHLLGYVLEANRRQVEEEGYTVGDMVGVSGLEYSQQSVLAGVNGLRRREVTANGRPLTERVIDPGRQGQDLTLTIDSTLQRAAERVLREGLADVNRGRAAHGGRPDPYARGAVIAIDPRTNEVLAMASSPTFDPNWFSRVPGPDPVAKRWAVDPNRKDAALDAVTSNRVVQAYNPGSVFKLTSTIAFVEKWGNFTTGCAPVYYFGRAAFRNWASYSLGPVDGRKAIAFSCNPWFYTSAVKAGPTGYSRQLKARATELGFRSPTGLELVGEKLGDVPDRDDYTSNEHPWYEGSGLNMSIGQGDVLVTPAQLVSVMSTIINDGMKRPLTVLKAVGDEPVARKPAVSVVKNGNTEIFEFVKEGMSWVTSIRTGTARHEVGPQLFPVRTGGKTGTAENGLSRRYNYAYTHAWYEGYGPLENPNFAVVTFFQNGGEGSGPALKAAKKMFAARWCVTLDERGSALPLDAQQPCMGELDQMHKVYKVRAQREAAQKAKAAAEEE
- a CDS encoding OsmC family protein gives rise to the protein MKKTMHVTWLGEQRYVGVSESGHQLLIDNSPVKVGVSPMEALLGALATCTAYDVVEVMKKKRVPLTSYRIEVEGERAETHPRRYTRITVRHIASGEGLTEDALSRAAHLSHEKYCSVAASLNSEIMLETRVE
- a CDS encoding ATP-binding response regulator, with translation MTAPDRSLPTPGQPLRILHLEDNELDHELVILHLEGDLPWPVEVERAEDEPGFLEALRGHRPHLVLSDYALPSYDGLSAFHATHAFDPHLPFIIVTGAMGEEVAVDTLRQGVTDYILKQRLERLAPSVKRAIAEADARERRERAEQEVRELNLSLQARLEEVERLRRIAEAQRQRLEVQARQLEEALNLQKTFLAETSHELRTPLTALLGYLRRAEREAGGSQTLQDAQRVAENMTRLVNDLLQLSRGELVQGIEMHFINVGNLVRQVGRDYGVKAQAPDVEIIGDPGRLTQVFVNLVSNAIRVCGSPGLVQIDADVRGGHVEICVVDHGPGIPDHIKPRIFDKFYRGKEAGSAGLGLTIAQQVTHAHGGSIDVLDTPGGGATFRVNLPLPDEDEDDVDDLQTVGTGDLRA